The Halorhabdus sp. BNX81 genome includes a region encoding these proteins:
- a CDS encoding MFS transporter codes for MTKWRTLILATIGFNFSFLIWFSFAPFTGPMAEEFGLSTAEIGILASAAIWLAPFGRILTGWLSDKFGAPTVFAIVLVYVGVFSMASAFAQSYEVFFVERLIVATAGITFVIGIQHVSEWFEEENLGMAEGIYAGIGNAGAAAGALILPTVFYAGWSGPIFDTRWRAAFFYTGVVAIFLGIAYYLLGEAAKSEHKRQATAEKASFDDWIHTATRYGTVVLALAYVMTFGLELSMNGWLATYYDRGFNQSLELASYFAATFSVAAGLLRPIGGYVSDVLARKEKNILPVFTGRYREQWTFVTLCFVVVTMVGMTFAGLSGEVLLAVGAGFMVGMACAFAEGSIFAQVPAMFPNSSGAVAGVVGGVGTVGGIVYPLVYSSAAMPNLHMGYTVVAASMVPIVALTAWVFRPKIANVANEAGFIGSDAGTTSAPPGGDD; via the coding sequence ATGACCAAGTGGCGAACGCTGATCCTCGCCACGATCGGATTCAACTTCTCGTTTCTGATCTGGTTCTCCTTTGCACCCTTCACGGGGCCGATGGCCGAGGAGTTCGGCCTCTCGACGGCCGAGATCGGGATCCTGGCGAGCGCGGCGATCTGGCTGGCCCCGTTCGGGCGGATCCTGACGGGGTGGCTTTCGGACAAGTTCGGCGCACCGACAGTGTTTGCGATCGTCTTGGTATACGTCGGTGTGTTCTCGATGGCCTCGGCGTTCGCCCAGAGTTACGAGGTGTTCTTCGTCGAGCGATTGATCGTCGCGACGGCGGGGATCACCTTCGTCATCGGGATCCAGCACGTTTCGGAGTGGTTCGAGGAGGAGAACCTCGGGATGGCCGAGGGGATCTACGCCGGGATCGGCAACGCCGGCGCGGCTGCCGGCGCACTCATCCTCCCGACCGTATTCTACGCCGGATGGAGCGGGCCGATCTTCGATACCCGCTGGCGGGCGGCCTTTTTCTACACGGGCGTCGTCGCCATCTTCCTCGGCATCGCTTACTACCTGCTGGGCGAGGCCGCAAAGAGCGAGCACAAGCGCCAGGCCACCGCCGAGAAGGCCAGTTTCGACGACTGGATCCACACGGCCACGCGCTACGGGACGGTCGTGCTTGCGCTGGCGTACGTGATGACCTTCGGCCTGGAACTATCGATGAACGGCTGGCTGGCGACCTATTACGACCGAGGGTTCAACCAGAGTCTCGAGCTGGCGAGTTACTTCGCGGCGACGTTCTCGGTCGCGGCCGGCCTGCTGCGGCCGATCGGCGGCTACGTCAGCGACGTGCTCGCCCGCAAGGAGAAGAACATCCTGCCGGTCTTCACCGGCCGGTACCGCGAGCAGTGGACGTTCGTCACGCTGTGTTTCGTCGTCGTGACGATGGTCGGCATGACGTTTGCGGGCCTCTCGGGTGAGGTCCTGCTCGCGGTCGGGGCCGGGTTCATGGTCGGGATGGCCTGTGCGTTCGCGGAGGGATCGATCTTCGCGCAGGTCCCGGCGATGTTCCCGAACAGCTCCGGCGCGGTCGCGGGCGTCGTCGGCGGCGTCGGTACCGTTGGCGGGATCGTCTACCCGCTGGTGTACTCCTCGGCGGCGATGCCAAATCTCCACATGGGCTACACGGTGGTCGCCGCGTCGATGGTCCCCATCGTCGCGCTGACGGCCTGGGTGTTCCGGCCGAAGATCGCCAATGTGGCCAACGAGGCTGGCTTCATCGGATCGGATGCCGGGACGACGTCGGCACCACCGGGTGGTGACGATTGA